A stretch of the Psychroserpens sp. Hel_I_66 genome encodes the following:
- a CDS encoding Pycsar system effector family protein encodes MATDLVKKTEEFVFNLLNKDLDNVFLYHNHKHTERVLKSTREIIENTDLTNDEAEILEIAALLHDTGYTQGAEDHEEKSVKIGTEFLSKHNADKKLIDEVNHCIMETKFKEVPQTKLGKIIRDADASHFGKDYFEEASEFLRKELELRGVAEYSPSEWRNENIKVLSKKHQYYTDFALKNWQSNKDKNLASLLKAKKKQKKKYKKEEVKAKLKMQYKNESPERGVQTFFRTALRNHIKLSDIADTKANILLSVNAIIISVVLANLISKLDTNPYLTWPTVIFTLFSVASMVMSIIATRPNVTSGEFTKEDVKDQKVNLSFFGNFHKMKLEDFEWAIQELVNDKDYIYKALTKDLYFLGKVLERKYKILRVTYTVFMIGIIVSLIAFGIAVRMNPGIDIQKVLDPEEASILILENKIEDAYVIG; translated from the coding sequence ATGGCAACTGATCTTGTAAAAAAAACAGAAGAATTTGTATTTAATCTTTTAAATAAAGATTTAGATAATGTCTTTTTATATCACAACCACAAACATACAGAACGTGTTTTGAAAAGTACTCGAGAAATCATTGAAAACACAGATTTAACCAATGATGAAGCCGAAATTCTTGAAATTGCAGCTCTTCTACACGATACAGGCTATACCCAAGGGGCAGAAGACCATGAGGAAAAAAGCGTGAAAATTGGTACAGAATTTTTATCAAAACATAATGCAGATAAAAAGCTTATTGATGAAGTCAACCACTGCATCATGGAAACTAAATTTAAAGAAGTGCCTCAAACCAAACTTGGTAAAATTATAAGAGATGCCGATGCATCCCATTTTGGAAAGGATTACTTTGAAGAAGCCAGCGAGTTTTTGAGAAAAGAACTAGAACTTAGAGGTGTTGCTGAATATTCTCCTAGTGAGTGGAGAAATGAAAATATTAAGGTGCTTTCAAAAAAACACCAATACTATACTGATTTTGCTTTAAAAAACTGGCAATCCAATAAGGACAAGAACCTTGCTAGCCTATTGAAAGCGAAGAAAAAACAAAAAAAGAAGTATAAAAAAGAAGAAGTCAAGGCAAAGTTAAAAATGCAATACAAAAATGAGAGCCCAGAGCGTGGTGTTCAAACATTTTTTAGAACTGCATTAAGAAACCACATTAAACTTAGTGACATTGCAGATACTAAAGCCAACATTTTACTTTCTGTAAATGCCATTATCATCTCTGTAGTTTTGGCTAACTTGATTTCTAAACTAGACACAAATCCATACTTAACTTGGCCTACTGTGATTTTTACTTTATTTAGTGTGGCATCAATGGTAATGTCTATAATTGCTACAAGACCAAATGTAACAAGCGGTGAGTTTACCAAAGAAGATGTCAAGGATCAAAAAGTGAATTTGAGTTTCTTCGGAAATTTTCACAAAATGAAACTTGAGGATTTTGAATGGGCAATACAAGAATTAGTCAATGATAAAGATTATATCTACAAAGCTCTTACTAAGGATTTATATTTTTTAGGAAAGGTTTTAGAACGTAAATATAAAATTTTGCGTGTGACTTATACTGTCTTCATGATCGGTATCATTGTGTCCTTAATTGCATTTGGTATTGCAGTTAGAATGAATCCTGGTATTGATATTCAAAAAGTTTTGGATCCAGAAGAAGCTTCTATTTTAATCCTAGAAAATAAAATTGAAGATGCCTATGTTATTGGTTAA
- a CDS encoding glycoside hydrolase family 97 protein, translating into MKYVMLLIAATLLSCNTSEEKKEFKASSPNGTIEVNFNVTEDGQPYYLVMTNKKVVVDTSFLGFEFKNVPNFEKNFIIKNSENQAHNEPWQMPWGEQVDVENNYQELKIFLQEKVSPERFLNIVFRVYDDGVGFRYEFPEQERLKDVEITDEHTQFNLTQDYKTFWIPGDWDIYEHLYSTSKLSEIDALKYVGHVNLAQTYIPENAVNTPVTMVGEDGLHLSFHEAALVDYSGMTLKIDTENLNLESNLVGSKNTDYKVKRNLPFNTPWRTIQIANNAPDLIESNLIVNLNEPNKLGDVSWFKPMKYTGIWWEMHLGKSSWDYGMEMKDGKWTDTGKAHGKHGATTENVKNFIDFSAKNNIGGVLVEGWNTGWEHWIGFEDREGVFDFVTTYPDYDIDEVVRYGKEKGVDIIMHHETSAATETYEKQQDTAYALMQKYGMHTVKSGYVGKILPKGEYHHGQYMVNQYNNAAIKAATYEVAVNAHEPIKATGLRRTYPNIISREGLRGQEFNAWAEDGGNPPEHLPIVAFTRMLAGPIDFTPGIFNIKFDEYKKDNQVNTTLAQQLALYIVIYSPIQMAADLVEHYEANPEPFQFIKDVGVDWEKTKVLNGEVGDFVTIARKEKGTGNWFLGSITDENSREFEISFDFLEENQEYIATIYKDAKDAHWDKNPLALDIETVTVNKKSNLQLNLAQGGGCAISIIKKQ; encoded by the coding sequence ATGAAATATGTAATGTTATTAATTGCAGCAACACTATTGTCCTGCAATACTTCCGAAGAAAAAAAAGAATTCAAAGCAAGTTCTCCAAACGGAACGATTGAGGTGAATTTTAATGTTACTGAAGATGGTCAACCTTATTATTTGGTTATGACTAATAAAAAGGTAGTTGTAGATACGTCATTTTTAGGCTTCGAGTTTAAGAATGTTCCAAACTTTGAAAAGAACTTTATAATTAAAAATTCTGAAAATCAAGCTCATAACGAGCCTTGGCAAATGCCCTGGGGAGAACAGGTTGATGTAGAAAACAACTATCAAGAACTAAAGATATTTCTTCAAGAAAAAGTATCGCCAGAACGCTTTTTGAATATCGTTTTTAGAGTGTATGACGATGGGGTTGGGTTTAGATATGAATTTCCTGAGCAAGAACGTTTAAAGGATGTTGAAATTACTGATGAGCATACGCAGTTTAACTTAACTCAAGATTATAAAACGTTTTGGATTCCTGGAGATTGGGACATTTATGAACATTTGTATTCAACCTCGAAACTTTCGGAAATTGATGCTTTAAAATATGTTGGACATGTTAATTTAGCGCAAACCTACATTCCAGAAAACGCAGTAAATACGCCAGTGACAATGGTTGGAGAGGATGGTTTGCACTTGAGTTTTCATGAAGCTGCTTTGGTGGATTATTCTGGAATGACGTTAAAAATTGATACAGAAAATCTCAATTTAGAAAGTAATCTGGTTGGATCCAAAAATACAGATTATAAAGTAAAAAGAAACTTGCCTTTTAACACGCCTTGGAGAACGATTCAAATTGCAAATAATGCACCAGATTTAATAGAGTCGAATCTTATTGTAAATTTAAATGAACCAAATAAATTAGGAGATGTCTCATGGTTTAAACCAATGAAATATACAGGGATCTGGTGGGAAATGCACTTAGGAAAATCTTCTTGGGATTATGGTATGGAAATGAAAGATGGCAAATGGACAGATACTGGAAAAGCCCACGGAAAACATGGAGCAACCACAGAGAACGTTAAGAATTTTATTGATTTTTCAGCAAAAAATAATATTGGAGGTGTGTTGGTTGAAGGCTGGAATACAGGATGGGAACATTGGATTGGTTTTGAAGACCGTGAAGGTGTTTTTGATTTTGTAACCACATATCCAGACTACGATATAGATGAGGTGGTGCGCTACGGAAAAGAGAAAGGTGTTGATATTATTATGCACCATGAAACTTCGGCAGCAACAGAAACTTATGAAAAACAACAAGACACAGCTTATGCTTTAATGCAGAAATACGGGATGCATACTGTAAAATCTGGATATGTTGGAAAGATTTTACCAAAAGGAGAATACCACCATGGACAATATATGGTCAATCAATATAATAATGCAGCCATAAAGGCAGCTACATATGAGGTTGCTGTGAATGCACACGAGCCAATTAAAGCAACTGGGCTGCGAAGAACATATCCTAATATTATTTCTAGGGAAGGACTTCGCGGACAGGAATTTAATGCGTGGGCGGAAGATGGTGGCAATCCACCAGAACATTTACCAATAGTAGCCTTTACAAGAATGTTGGCTGGACCTATAGATTTTACACCTGGGATTTTTAATATCAAATTTGATGAGTACAAAAAAGATAATCAGGTGAATACAACATTGGCGCAACAATTGGCTTTGTACATTGTTATTTATAGTCCAATCCAAATGGCAGCAGATTTGGTAGAACACTACGAGGCTAACCCAGAACCTTTTCAATTTATAAAAGACGTTGGTGTAGATTGGGAAAAAACAAAGGTATTGAACGGAGAAGTTGGTGATTTTGTAACTATAGCCAGAAAAGAAAAAGGAACAGGAAATTGGTTTTTAGGTAGTATTACAGATGAAAATTCAAGAGAATTTGAAATCAGTTTTGATTTTTTGGAAGAAAATCAAGAGTATATAGCTACAATTTATAAAGATGCAAAAGATGCGCATTGGGATAAGAACCCACTAGCTTTAGATATCGAAACGGTTACAGTAAATAAAAAATCCAACTTGCAATTGAATCTCGCTCAAGGCGGTGGATGTGCAATAAGTATAATTAAGAAACAATAG
- a CDS encoding GAF domain-containing protein — MNNINSNIESPFELKISFDKLLSHYEELSQSDDEFIAAKARRVLKTAEGFPELRDGITDPNDLVVREKEISIILQDSFSRILTKNEIKTASVPFHNLIFNSSERFKNIIKNAGEDFEIEIKNMPKDDTYIIACSIILSFCYGYNLNFKRPFFYEIPDSNGILRYYKILYNADFTEIFPKPNAPKITEEDYLVLLDNFENIELWKEKFPPNSYTFKGFVISNIFDVTDDQSISNIKSSLIGSDKRKRESFMKDFHNIFRSLLGLKDIKVGFSTYNKEEDVFERVYGTGIHSYLLNDKETKKCSDALCEWSYNKLLKDKQYFSVSDVDGKFDNSEDQMPHVKVLHSQGIKSAIFAPIAGKDGLLGILEIISSKPHVLNSIIANRLEDVMPFIVSAVERSKVEEENLIEAIIQQECTTIHPSVNWKFVDAARQFLKDKHTVGNNAVFGKISFNNIYPLYGQMDVMGSSNSRNNATKKDLSLQLTLVSKILKAILEFEKLPIYEQIMFQTKTYKDDLESDFQVDSEHNITRFLKEEIKPIFKFQHKKNPNLKDQIEDYFNKIDSDLHVIYYYRKNYDDTIALINKNMAALLDDKQVEAQAMYPHYFERYKTDGVEHNMYIGESITKQDSFNEVYLYNLRLWQLQVMCEMENEYYQNQDQYPIRLDVASMILVFNQPLSIRFRMDEKQFDVDGTYNARYEVVKKRVDKALIKGTDERITQNGKITIVYSQKEDEQEYLEYIKFLQSKNVLDSEVEILELQDLQGVTGLKALRVNVLYHQNESKAFYTYDDLMKELNQ, encoded by the coding sequence ATGAACAATATTAATTCTAATATAGAATCACCCTTTGAACTTAAAATAAGTTTTGATAAACTGCTGAGTCATTATGAAGAGTTATCTCAAAGTGATGATGAGTTCATTGCTGCAAAAGCACGTCGAGTTCTAAAAACAGCAGAAGGATTTCCAGAGCTTAGAGACGGTATAACAGATCCAAATGATTTGGTTGTGCGGGAAAAAGAAATTAGCATTATTCTTCAAGATTCGTTTAGTCGTATTTTAACTAAAAATGAAATAAAAACAGCTTCTGTACCATTTCATAATTTAATATTTAATTCTTCGGAACGTTTTAAGAACATCATCAAGAATGCTGGTGAAGATTTTGAAATCGAAATAAAGAACATGCCTAAAGATGATACCTATATCATCGCATGTTCAATCATTCTTTCATTTTGTTATGGGTATAATTTAAATTTCAAACGTCCGTTTTTTTATGAAATTCCAGATTCAAACGGTATTTTGCGATATTATAAAATACTTTATAATGCAGATTTTACTGAAATATTCCCAAAACCTAATGCTCCAAAAATAACAGAGGAAGACTATCTCGTCTTATTGGACAATTTTGAAAATATAGAACTTTGGAAAGAGAAATTTCCACCAAATAGCTACACCTTTAAAGGTTTCGTGATCTCAAATATTTTTGATGTAACAGACGACCAATCGATCTCAAATATTAAATCCAGTTTAATAGGAAGCGATAAAAGAAAAAGGGAAAGTTTTATGAAAGATTTTCATAATATATTCCGTTCGCTTTTAGGTTTAAAGGATATTAAGGTAGGATTTTCAACATATAATAAAGAAGAGGATGTTTTTGAAAGAGTTTATGGGACAGGGATCCATAGTTATCTCCTAAATGATAAGGAAACAAAAAAATGCTCTGATGCATTGTGTGAGTGGTCTTACAATAAATTATTAAAAGACAAGCAATATTTTTCTGTATCTGATGTGGATGGGAAGTTTGATAATTCCGAAGATCAAATGCCTCATGTAAAAGTTCTTCACAGTCAAGGTATAAAAAGCGCCATTTTTGCTCCTATTGCTGGTAAAGACGGTCTTTTAGGTATATTAGAAATCATATCATCTAAACCTCATGTTTTAAATAGTATTATAGCCAATAGGTTAGAAGATGTGATGCCATTTATCGTATCTGCTGTGGAGCGTTCTAAAGTAGAGGAGGAAAACTTGATAGAAGCGATTATTCAACAGGAGTGTACAACGATTCACCCTAGTGTTAACTGGAAATTTGTTGATGCTGCCAGACAGTTTTTAAAAGACAAACACACCGTTGGCAATAATGCTGTTTTTGGAAAGATTTCTTTTAATAATATTTATCCATTATATGGGCAAATGGATGTTATGGGATCGTCTAACTCTAGAAATAATGCAACTAAAAAGGATTTATCGCTTCAGTTAACATTAGTTTCAAAAATTTTAAAAGCGATTTTAGAATTTGAAAAACTCCCAATTTATGAGCAGATCATGTTCCAAACCAAAACTTATAAAGATGATTTAGAATCTGATTTTCAAGTAGACAGTGAACATAATATTACGAGATTTTTAAAAGAGGAGATAAAGCCAATTTTTAAGTTTCAGCATAAAAAAAATCCTAATTTAAAAGATCAGATTGAGGATTACTTCAATAAAATTGATAGTGACTTACATGTTATATACTACTACCGTAAAAATTATGACGATACAATAGCGCTCATAAATAAAAATATGGCTGCCCTATTAGACGACAAACAGGTAGAGGCCCAAGCGATGTACCCTCACTATTTTGAGCGTTACAAAACCGATGGTGTAGAGCATAACATGTATATTGGAGAGTCAATTACAAAACAAGATAGTTTTAATGAAGTGTATCTATACAATTTAAGACTTTGGCAATTGCAGGTGATGTGCGAAATGGAAAATGAATATTATCAAAATCAAGATCAATATCCAATAAGACTGGATGTTGCTTCAATGATCTTAGTTTTTAATCAACCATTGTCAATTAGGTTTAGAATGGATGAAAAACAATTTGATGTGGATGGAACTTACAATGCGCGTTACGAAGTCGTAAAAAAACGTGTTGACAAAGCGTTAATTAAGGGCACAGATGAACGCATCACTCAAAACGGTAAAATAACCATTGTATATTCTCAAAAAGAGGATGAACAAGAGTATTTGGAGTACATTAAATTTTTGCAATCTAAAAATGTATTAGACAGCGAAGTCGAAATTTTAGAACTTCAAGATCTGCAAGGTGTAACTGGCTTAAAGGCTCTACGGGTTAATGTACTTTACCATCAAAACGAAAGTAAGGCTTTCTATACTTATGATGATTTAATGAAAGAGCTTAACCAATAA